DNA sequence from the Eptesicus fuscus isolate TK198812 chromosome 7, DD_ASM_mEF_20220401, whole genome shotgun sequence genome:
aaaagaATACAATAGAAATATACTCTTTACACTATGGAAAGCTGATGTCCTTATATCCTGGGTGGGATTAGAAGAGGTCGGAAAGCAGTGTTTAAACTGTGTTTACAGTAAGCACGGTGAGATGGAACTCTGGCGAAGAGTGTTTGTTACCGCTCGGGCTTTTGATGTGCCCCTGAAAAGCACCAGCTACACAGAGCACCCTGCGTTCGCCATCGGGGAGCCTAATAGGTTAGTGTAGCTAAAGTATTATTTCCATTCCTGTCCCCTTCAAACACTGTCTGGTTGGGTATTTTAAAGACTCGGTTTTGGAGAAGAAAACCCTCAAGCCTTCCCCGCTGGGGTCCTCCTGGATTTGACACGTGTTATAACCACAAGGGAGCAGTCTTTCTTTTGATGAGGtcttctctccacctccccccaaaaTGAAAGAGCAAGTGCAAGTTTGCAAACAGCCTAAAAGCCCTTTCCATTAGCCCTGGACGCCGGAAACCACAAAGGGCAGTTCAAGTTTTGATTTCCAAGGCGAAAGCCTCCGGTGGAGTTTCGCTCCGCCGCCAGGAGGCCTGTTGGTTCCTGGGAGGAGCCCGCGTGAATCCTCGAGGATTCCTAGGCTCTTGAAGACCCAGCTCAGTGGATTACAGTAATTGCAAACCTCAGGTGGCTTCGGAAGATTACTCTGTTTGGTGTGCGCTCACATTTCCAGGCTGGGGGGGACCGAGCAGAGGAACCCCTTTTgttatctttttgaaagaagaagaTCAGAGAGGAAGACGAGGTTTGAAGTGTGGATTAGGGGTCCTAAATCTTTGCCTGGCACCTCCGTCTGGAACTTTTATAAAGAGATCGAGGAGTGCACCGACTCGACGGGAACCATGCGAAGTTTCCCTGCAGCGCGTCCTGGAACTGAGCTTCGGGACTCAGAAACTTCCCCCCACGCAGACCTTCTGGGCCAGGCGGTCTGAATGGACCATCCTCTCCGCTTTGAAGATCTGCAGCCTCGTTTCCTGCCGAGACATTAACTTCTCGGTGGATCTGtgtgttggctttttttttggCGAGGGATGGAGAAACGTAAATCGGCCGGACTGCTGACCTTGCCGTACCCCCTCCACCCGGGGCCCCTGGGCCTGCCCGAGACCCTGCCCCGCCTCGCTCTGAGGGACCCCTTCAGGGTCTCCTGGCATCTGGACGCCGCGTGCTGCGCCCCGAGACGGCCCTACCTGCCCCTGCCGCTGGACGGCGCCTTCGAGCCCGCCTTCCTCCGCAAGCGCAACGAGCGCGAGCGGCAGCGGGTGCGCTGCGTGAACGAGGGCTACGCGCGCCTCCGAGACCACCTGCCCCGGGAGCTGGCGGGCAAGCGCCTGAGCAAGGTGGAGACGCTCCGCGCCGCCATCGGCTACATCAAGCACCTGCAGGAGCTGCTGGAGCGCCACGCGCGGGGCCAGGAGGGCCCGGCCGGCCCCCCGCGCAGGTCTGAGTGCAACAGCGACGGCGAGTCCAAGGCCTCGTCCGCGCCTTCGCCCTGCAGCGAGCCCGAGGAGGGGGGCAGCTAGCGAGCCCGGGACCCCCGCCCGGACCCCGGCGCCCGCGGCACCGCGCGCCTTTGCCGCCTGGTCTAAGGTTTATCTCCGAAGGTGGTTGCGTTTTTAATCTGGTTTctcctccaggaaaaaaaaaaaaaaaatcttagaaaaaaagaaatgagtgctTTAAAGGGAAAAAGATATTCTGACATTCTGGTTGgatgccctcctcccccttttaCTGGCTTTGTGCCTCCCACGTCAAGGTGCTTGCTGAAGGAAACTTCTGTACTTCTCACGTGCAGACGGTACCAGATTCGGAGCCCCTCATTCTGGAAACCCAGAGGGCAGTAACAGTGGGGGTTTCCCTCCGACATTGGTGTGGGGCAATCATGTACGTAGATATTGCAACAAATCCAACCTTAACCAAGGAAGAACTttccaaaagtaaataaataaaggaccgTTCTTAAGACGAGAGGGGTTTTTTCCTGCATTCCTTCCCTTAGGAATTACATTCGGCGGCACCGGCACTTGCTTGGGCGGAGGTGAGGGGGAGCGGACACCCGAGAACGCGGGGGCCAGGGCGCTGCGGGCCAGTCTGTGCTGTTGGCTGAATGGGTGAACCGCGGCGCTGGAGAAGGCGGTGTCGACTTGATGCTTCCTGCTTCATCAAAAAAGTGGCTTTTTTGGAAACCCCATAGGATTCAGCAGATCACATGTTAGTGTCAATGATCTTTTTGGAAGAGAACTCAGATCTGTGTGAAAACTTACTTTTCCTCtcagttattattttttcccccttttctttgcATCGCTCTTGTCGTTCTTAGTCAACTGTTGGTTAAATTGAAGTGACACtgactttgtttgtttgtttgtttaaagtaaaaTGCTTAGATGGTTGAACGGGATGGACTGGGGTGGGTCCATTCTCACACTTGCATCACAACGAGGGCTCCCAATTATCGAGTGCCTCCGGCTTGTTCCTAGTCtcttaaaaatacttaattctggtcatttattttttttttttcctctgagaaaCAATTACAAAACCaaagataagtttaaaaaaaaactgacatAAGATGAACTTCCTCTCTCAGTTCTTGTCTAATATGCTGAATTGCCCTTTCCTCATATATAGCtttggtgtgggggtggggaacggGGCTAGGAAATATacaaggagaggaaactgacaaGGGTGAGCCCTTCAGGGAATTGTTTCACTTGACCCCCACACTGGCTTCATTAGGGAGGTTGtattactcccccccccccccattctacagatgtgTCAACTGAGGGAAGCTAATAGCCAGTGAACATCTTTCACATGCCAGGAATTAGgctgtgtgcttttttttttttttttacatttggttgtatttaattttcatacaTCTCTGAGGTGGGTATTACTCCTATTTTGTGGTTAAAAAAAGCAGCTCAAGGAGATTGCCTGCCTGGCCCAGACCCGTGTTGCTGCCATTAGTGGAGCTGAGGTCCAGTCCTACCTCCGTCTGACCCCAACGCCCAACTTGCTGTCTCCCTTATCATGCCTTCCCTTGCTCTCAGCGAATGTTACGTGGCCCGTGGAATGCTGAATCCATGTTAGAAAGTATAATTACGAATATTTATAACGATGAGTATAATGGTATTCTGTTGTTTTCGGCTGCACAGATAGATAAATGCTGTGCAATGATTCACAACCaagctttcttttttcctaagaaCAGGGGCGGAGCTCTTGAGTTTGAATGAGCAGGATATAAGAGCTGTTTTCTCTAATCTCACACACTCCCATAACATATCCACTTTAGCCTTTAGGCAGGTTGttattctacactagaggcccggtgcacgaaattcgtgcactgggcaggggttgtgtccctcagctcagcctgcaccctttcgcaatccaggaccccttgggggatgtctgcctgccatgagcccggcttctggctgagtaggggtggggggtgaggcagGGGGAGGTGAGCGCATTCAACCAGAAActagcttgctgctccttaggagctggccctgccacccccctcccccccccccccccccgccaccgcccTCCCCCCATTGATCATTCAGGAAGGTCATTCTTgcttcagccctcacagcccccccccccccccccccctctgtctGGATATTCAGCTGttaagtctaattagcatattagctctttaatatataggatgGGGGCTTCAGTGAAGCAAGCCTAACTGAGATATATTTActaattaggaaaaaagaaaagggaaaacattcATGCTGCCTTCCTAGGTGAGTTGGAGGAAATTAACCAAGTTGTTAAAAACCTTGAGAGACTTTTTTAGGTGTCTTAGTGGGACAGTAATCACAATgtccattcctttattctactctctTTTCTAAAGTAGGAATAATAACCTGGtcgggagctcagttggttagagcatgtcctgatatgccaagtttgcaggtttgattcccagtcagggcacagacaaggatcaaccaatgaatgcctaaataagtggaaaaacaaatcaatgcttctctctcaaatcaataaataaaaaatttgaaagtaggaataataataagaaaacagtATATTTCGTTTAATCTACACAGACTATGTGATTGTTTTTTAACTGCagggaaaaagaaatactttttctttactttgttaAAATAGTTGTATAAAGTCTGTGAATAAATATCCTTTGCTGAGATAAATGACTTATAAAGAGAAGGAAGGTCAATTTTAAAGGGAACTTTATTTTGGATAAAATGCCTTGAGAGACTTTTAATGAGGTTTTGTTTGAAGCCTACTGAGAATAAGGCAATAATTTTGAGAaaccttttgaaaaaataaaatcccagctCAATTATATAcctatttttagagaaaaaacaaaatcaggcAGTTTTTCTGGAACCTTCCTGATGGCTTACAGGAGGAGCACCATTCCAGGAATGAGaccttttaaaatgttcagtCTCCCCTTTTCCTGTGAATGAATGCTTCATTAACCATAGAACCATTTGATtctcaaaaggaagaaaatgggttCTAGGTACTTTCACCATAGTATCCCTGGCACAATCATTTTTGCTGCAAACATTTTCGCCCACATCACTAGTTGACCATAAGGCGATCTTGCTGCATAAAAGATAAAGTAACTGGTTGACcgttggggtttttgtttgtttggtttcatTTCCGCATTGACGAATCAACTGTGTTCGGTGGACTTAATGTACTTAAGCTAGCTGTCAGTTTGGTTTCATTTCTTCATTGACAAGTTTCCCCAGTTACTCCCATTTTTATATTGCATATAAATCTTGTCCTGGCCAGCGTgcccagtgggtagagcatctgctcacccaccaaagggtctcgggtttgattcccagtcaagggccctGGTCGTGgtacgtgcaggaagcaaccagagGATgaagatgtgtctctctcacatcgatgtttcccgccccccgccccctctctttctcactccttcctactctctctgaaaagtaatggagaatatatcctctggtgaggatgaacaaaaaacaaacagatctTAGCTAGGCCTCATAATGGCCTAGACGGTGATAAGCAGATAGGGTGATGGTGATGGTCTTAAAATAGATGAAGATGATTTGCCCCAAGAGTtggtttcttctcctcctcctcctcctcctcctcctcctcctcctcctcctcctcctcctcctcctcctccttcttttggTTTCTTATTTTGAAACCCATGACATTGGGAGGAAAGACACTGAGGGCCCTCTCTGAGGGTGCAGAGTTGAACCCACATTTCCCACAGAACAAAGACAAGTGCTTAGATACAATCCACAAAGTAAAATCAGTTATCTGCACAGTATTACCATGAATccacacacatttttaatgtattcaaatattttgtatttctcaataaactttaaaaaaggttaTGTCCTTGTTAAGGTCCCTCTTTTATTTTCCATGATTTTATCCTTTTTATGGCAAAATTGCCTTATGGTCAATTCCTTAGGTGGTGAAAGAGTTTGTCGTGAAAACGCTTGTGGCAAATATCTACGGCAAAGATGCTACAGAGAAAATACCGGACATGGACACAATCAATTGCCAGCAGGCTATGTAGA
Encoded proteins:
- the ASCL4 gene encoding achaete-scute homolog 4, with the protein product MEKRKSAGLLTLPYPLHPGPLGLPETLPRLALRDPFRVSWHLDAACCAPRRPYLPLPLDGAFEPAFLRKRNERERQRVRCVNEGYARLRDHLPRELAGKRLSKVETLRAAIGYIKHLQELLERHARGQEGPAGPPRRSECNSDGESKASSAPSPCSEPEEGGS